A window from Hemicordylus capensis ecotype Gifberg chromosome 2, rHemCap1.1.pri, whole genome shotgun sequence encodes these proteins:
- the HMG20B gene encoding SWI/SNF-related matrix-associated actin-dependent regulator of chromatin subfamily E member 1-related isoform X5 — MQHPDLPFPEITKMLGAEWSKLQPTDKQRYLDEAEREKQQYMKELREYQQSEAYKMCAEKIQEKKIKKEDAGSGAMNALLNGYKAGEGGSDGFSTFDVPIFTEEFLDQNKAREAELRRLRKVNTDFEEQNAILQKHTESMSSAKERLEQELALEERQTMALQQQLQSVRQALTASFASLPIPGTGETPTLGTLDFYMAKLHSAIESNPLQHERLVVRVKEILSRIASEHL, encoded by the exons ATGCAGCACCCGGACTTGCCTTTCCCGGAGATCACAAAAATGCTCGGGGCAGAGTGGAGTAAACTGCAGCCCACAGACAAACAG CGGTACCTGGACGAAGCCGAGCGGGAGAAGCAGCAGTACATGAAGGAGCTGAGAGAATACCAGCAGTCGGAAGCCTACAAGATGTGTGCTGAGAAGATCCAGGAGAAGAAGATCAAGAAAG AGGATGCTGGATCTGGGGCTATGAATGCCCTGTTGAATGGATATAAG GCTGGAGAAGGAGGCAGCGATGGCTTCTCAACCTTTGACGTCCCCATATTTACGGAGGAGTTCTTGGACCAGAATAAAG CACGAGAAGCCGAGCTGCGGAGACTGCGCAAGGTGAACACGGACTTTGAGGAGCAGAACGCCATCCTGCAGAAGCACACCGAGAGCATGAGCAGTGCCAAGGAGCGCCTGGAGCAAGAGCTCGCCCTGGAGGAGAGGCAGACCATGGCGCTCCAACAGCAACTCCAGTCGGTGCGCCAGGCCCTGACCGCCAGCTTTGCCAGCCTCCCCATCCCAG GAACGGGTGAGACCCCTACGTTGGGCACCTTGGATTTCTACATGGCGAAGCTGCACAGCGCCATTGAGAGCAACCCCCTGCAACACGAGAGGCTGGTGGTCCGGGTGAAGGAGATCCTGTCCCGCATTGCCAG TGAGCACTTGTGA